A part of Kitasatospora acidiphila genomic DNA contains:
- the pdhA gene encoding pyruvate dehydrogenase (acetyl-transferring) E1 component subunit alpha: MTVKSTSRARKKAAPGVPDSARTGQDAPAELIQLLTPEGDRVENPEFPLTVSPEELRALYRDLVLVRRFDGEATALQRQGELGLWASLLGQEAAQVGSGRAMREGDYAFPTYREHGVAWCRGVDPLNLLGMFRGVNHGGWDPNEKNFHLYTIVIGSQTLHATGYAMGITKDGAEDAVIAYFGDGASSQGDVNEAFTFASVYNAPVVFFCQNNQWAISEPTINQTKIPLYRRASGFGFPGVRVDGNDVLACLAVTRWALDRARNGGGPVLIEAFTYRMGAHTTSDDPTRYRSSEETEAWKAKDPIARLRAHLEKEGLADEEFFAAVDAESEALGLRVREGVRSMPDPDPTLIFDHVYAEPHALVAEERAEYVAYAQSFEGGE, translated from the coding sequence GTGACCGTCAAAAGCACGTCGAGGGCGCGCAAGAAGGCCGCCCCCGGCGTCCCCGACAGTGCCCGTACCGGGCAGGACGCCCCCGCTGAGCTCATCCAGCTGCTGACGCCCGAGGGCGACCGGGTGGAGAACCCCGAGTTCCCGCTCACCGTCAGCCCGGAGGAGTTGCGCGCCCTCTACCGGGACCTGGTCCTGGTGCGCCGGTTCGACGGCGAGGCCACCGCGCTGCAGCGCCAGGGCGAACTGGGCCTGTGGGCCTCGCTGCTCGGCCAGGAGGCGGCCCAGGTCGGCAGCGGCCGCGCGATGCGCGAGGGCGACTACGCCTTCCCCACCTACCGTGAGCACGGCGTCGCCTGGTGCCGCGGGGTGGACCCGCTCAACCTGCTCGGGATGTTCCGCGGCGTGAACCACGGCGGTTGGGACCCGAACGAGAAGAACTTCCACCTCTACACCATCGTGATCGGCTCCCAGACGCTGCACGCGACGGGCTACGCGATGGGCATCACCAAGGACGGCGCTGAGGACGCGGTGATCGCCTACTTCGGCGACGGCGCCTCCAGCCAGGGCGACGTCAACGAGGCCTTCACCTTCGCCTCGGTGTACAACGCGCCGGTGGTGTTCTTCTGCCAGAACAACCAGTGGGCGATCTCCGAGCCGACCATCAACCAGACCAAGATCCCGCTGTACCGCCGGGCCTCCGGCTTCGGCTTCCCGGGCGTGCGGGTGGACGGCAACGACGTGCTGGCCTGCCTCGCGGTCACCCGCTGGGCGCTGGACCGGGCCCGCAACGGCGGCGGCCCGGTGCTGATCGAGGCGTTCACCTACCGGATGGGCGCGCACACCACCTCGGACGACCCGACCCGCTACCGCTCCAGCGAGGAGACCGAGGCCTGGAAGGCCAAGGACCCGATCGCGCGCCTGCGCGCCCACCTGGAGAAGGAGGGCCTGGCGGACGAGGAGTTCTTCGCGGCGGTCGACGCCGAGAGCGAGGCGCTGGGCCTGCGGGTCCGCGAGGGCGTCCGCTCGATGCCGGACCCGGACCCGACCCTGATCTTCGACCACGTGTACGCCGAGCCGCACGCCCTGGTCGCCGAGGAACGGGCCGAATACGTGGCCTACGCGCAGTCGTTCGAGGGTGGGGAGTAA
- a CDS encoding alpha-ketoacid dehydrogenase subunit beta, with translation MSKLTMSKAINEGLRKCLETDPKTVIMGEDVGKLGGVFRVTDGLQKDFGEDRVIDTPLAESGIMGTAIGLALRGYRPIVEIQFDGFVYPAFDQIVTQLAKMHARALGHVKMPVTVRIPYAGGIGAVEHHSESHEAYFAHTAGLRVVTPSNPDDAYWMLRQSVESDDPVIFLEPKARYWDKAEISAAPALDLHTAKVVRPGTDLTLLAYGPMVKTCLEVAAVAEQDGHRIEVVDLRSLSPVDFATLAESVKRTGRAVVVHEAPVFMGMGAELAARLTEQCFYHLEAPILRVGGYFAPYPPSRVEEQFLPDLDRVLDAVDRALAF, from the coding sequence ATGTCCAAGCTCACCATGTCGAAGGCCATCAACGAGGGCCTGCGCAAATGCCTGGAGACCGACCCCAAGACCGTGATCATGGGTGAGGACGTCGGCAAGCTGGGCGGTGTCTTCCGAGTCACCGACGGCCTGCAGAAGGACTTCGGCGAGGACCGGGTGATCGACACCCCGCTCGCCGAGTCCGGGATCATGGGCACCGCGATCGGTCTGGCCCTGCGCGGCTACCGGCCGATCGTGGAGATCCAGTTCGACGGCTTCGTCTACCCGGCCTTCGACCAGATCGTCACCCAGCTGGCCAAGATGCACGCCCGCGCGCTCGGGCACGTCAAGATGCCGGTCACCGTCCGGATCCCGTACGCGGGCGGCATCGGTGCCGTCGAGCACCACAGCGAGTCGCACGAGGCCTACTTCGCGCACACCGCCGGTCTGCGGGTGGTCACCCCGTCCAACCCGGACGACGCGTACTGGATGCTGCGGCAGTCGGTGGAGTCCGACGACCCGGTCATCTTCCTGGAGCCCAAGGCCCGCTACTGGGACAAGGCGGAGATCAGCGCGGCCCCCGCGCTCGACCTGCACACCGCCAAGGTGGTCCGCCCCGGCACCGACCTGACCCTGCTGGCCTACGGGCCGATGGTGAAGACCTGCCTGGAGGTCGCCGCGGTCGCCGAGCAGGACGGGCACCGCATCGAGGTGGTCGACCTGCGCTCGCTCTCCCCGGTGGACTTCGCCACCCTGGCGGAGTCGGTCAAGCGCACCGGCCGGGCCGTGGTGGTCCACGAGGCACCGGTCTTCATGGGCATGGGCGCCGAGCTGGCCGCCCGGCTCACCGAGCAGTGCTTCTACCACCTGGAGGCGCCGATCCTGCGGGTCGGCGGCTACTTCGCGCCGTACCCGCCGTCCCGCGTCGAGGAGCAGTTCCTGCCCGACCTGGACCGGGTGCTGGACGCCGTCGACCGCGCGCTGGCGTTCTGA
- a CDS encoding dihydrolipoamide acetyltransferase family protein, with the protein MTTEVRSLREFKMPDVGEGLTEAEILKWYVQPGDTVTDGQIVCEVETAKAAVELPIPFNGTVEALHFPEGTTVDVGTAIIAVAVAGGAPDQAPVAAAPAAAPAEAEEAEPERREVLVGYGPRTGAVQRRARRTAAAPAAAAPVAAAPAPVAAPAPAAAPAPVAAAQVTERPLAKPPVRKLAKDLGVDLHTVVPTGKDGIITREDVHAAAAPAPQPAAPVVEAPVAEAAPVVEAPAAPLATGLDVRVPIKGVRKATAQAMVSSAFTAPHVTEFVQVDVTRTMKLVRELKESGELGAGVRVSPLLLVARALITAVKRYPEINAAWDEANQEIVVKGQVNLGIAAATPRGLIVPNIKNAGALTLPALGAELGALIETARQGKTSPAAMTGGTITITNVGVFGVDTGTPILNPGEAAILAFGAVRELPWVHKGRVVPRQVTTLALSFDHRLVDGELGSKVLADVAAILEKPKRLITWS; encoded by the coding sequence ATGACCACCGAAGTTCGCTCACTCCGTGAGTTCAAGATGCCCGACGTCGGCGAGGGGCTGACCGAGGCCGAGATCCTCAAGTGGTACGTCCAGCCGGGTGACACCGTGACGGACGGGCAGATCGTCTGCGAGGTGGAGACCGCCAAGGCCGCCGTCGAGCTGCCCATCCCGTTCAACGGGACGGTCGAGGCCCTGCACTTCCCCGAGGGCACCACGGTCGACGTGGGCACCGCGATCATCGCGGTCGCGGTGGCCGGCGGCGCGCCCGACCAGGCTCCGGTCGCTGCGGCTCCGGCCGCTGCGCCGGCCGAGGCCGAGGAGGCCGAGCCGGAGCGCCGCGAGGTGCTGGTCGGCTACGGCCCGCGCACCGGTGCGGTGCAGCGCCGGGCCCGGCGCACCGCGGCGGCGCCCGCCGCTGCCGCTCCGGTCGCCGCCGCCCCGGCTCCCGTTGCCGCGCCGGCCCCGGCCGCCGCACCCGCTCCGGTCGCCGCGGCCCAGGTCACCGAGCGCCCGCTGGCCAAGCCACCGGTGCGCAAGCTGGCCAAGGACCTCGGCGTCGACCTGCACACCGTGGTGCCGACCGGCAAGGACGGCATCATCACCCGCGAGGACGTGCACGCGGCCGCCGCCCCGGCACCGCAGCCGGCCGCGCCGGTGGTCGAGGCGCCCGTCGCCGAGGCCGCACCGGTGGTCGAGGCGCCGGCCGCTCCGCTGGCCACCGGCCTGGACGTGCGCGTCCCGATCAAGGGCGTGCGCAAGGCCACCGCGCAGGCGATGGTCTCCTCCGCCTTCACCGCACCGCACGTGACCGAGTTCGTGCAGGTCGACGTGACCCGCACGATGAAGCTGGTGCGCGAGCTCAAGGAGAGCGGCGAGCTGGGCGCCGGCGTGCGGGTCTCCCCGCTGCTGCTGGTCGCCCGGGCGCTGATCACCGCGGTCAAGCGCTATCCGGAGATCAACGCCGCCTGGGACGAGGCCAACCAGGAGATCGTGGTCAAGGGCCAGGTGAACCTGGGCATCGCGGCGGCCACCCCGCGCGGCCTGATCGTGCCGAACATCAAGAACGCCGGTGCGCTCACGCTGCCCGCCTTGGGCGCCGAGCTGGGCGCGCTCATCGAGACCGCCCGGCAGGGCAAGACCTCGCCGGCCGCGATGACCGGCGGCACCATCACCATCACCAACGTCGGCGTCTTCGGCGTCGACACCGGCACCCCGATCCTCAACCCGGGCGAGGCGGCCATCCTCGCCTTCGGCGCGGTGCGGGAGCTGCCCTGGGTGCACAAGGGCCGGGTGGTGCCCCGCCAGGTGACCACGCTGGCGCTCTCCTTCGACCACCGCCTGGTCGACGGCGAGTTGGGCTCCAAGGTGCTGGCCGACGTGGCCGCCATCCTGGAGAAGCCCAAGCGGCTGATCACCTGGAGCTGA
- a CDS encoding M64 family metallopeptidase: protein MTSGSPGRLVRSLAALVLLATAVAPALAGLADPASLDSLGLLPGRAVPPPGSAAQSARLHGLGAAPTVDIRRTGDPANRITLVLLGDGYTEAQQGLFQQQADQTWRAVMAIEPFHSYQGFFNIRRVDLVSDTSGIAESDTRGQRPGTPLGMHFWCDGTARLLCADESATARYAGTGGGPQYLIALANSTEYGGAGGTGVTTLAGGSLDAGRIIQHEIGHTVGELGDEYDSAPGDTDYPNLSDRGADAMRHDHTKWWRWLGAESPDGGGVVDAYRSVNGTYRPTSDSVMRTLGGSYNLPSREAIIEQIYRRVSPLDGADPVPGQLSGHPRLTVHPLELTGGRHLEVEWRVDGHTVSSPAPDHTWFEPAVLGLQPGQRSTVTATVRDTTDWVRDEAFRARHMTRTATWVLTG, encoded by the coding sequence ATGACGTCTGGGAGTCCTGGCCGCCTCGTCCGGAGCCTGGCCGCGCTGGTCCTGCTCGCCACCGCCGTGGCGCCCGCCCTGGCCGGGCTCGCCGATCCGGCGTCACTCGACTCCCTCGGCCTGCTCCCCGGCCGCGCCGTCCCGCCGCCCGGTAGCGCCGCGCAGTCGGCCCGGCTGCACGGACTGGGCGCGGCCCCGACGGTGGACATCCGGCGCACCGGCGACCCGGCCAACCGGATCACCCTGGTGCTGCTCGGCGACGGCTACACCGAGGCCCAGCAGGGGCTGTTCCAGCAGCAGGCGGACCAGACCTGGCGCGCCGTGATGGCGATCGAGCCGTTCCACAGCTACCAGGGCTTCTTCAACATACGGCGGGTCGACCTGGTCTCCGACACCTCCGGGATCGCCGAGTCGGACACCCGCGGACAACGCCCGGGCACCCCGCTGGGGATGCACTTCTGGTGTGACGGCACCGCCCGGCTGCTGTGCGCCGACGAGTCCGCCACCGCCCGCTACGCCGGCACCGGCGGCGGCCCGCAGTACCTGATCGCGCTGGCCAACTCCACCGAGTACGGCGGGGCCGGCGGCACCGGGGTGACCACGCTGGCCGGCGGCAGCCTCGACGCGGGCCGGATCATCCAGCACGAGATCGGCCACACCGTCGGCGAACTCGGCGACGAGTACGACAGCGCGCCGGGCGACACCGACTACCCCAACCTCTCCGACCGCGGCGCCGACGCGATGCGCCACGACCACACCAAGTGGTGGCGCTGGCTGGGCGCCGAATCCCCGGACGGCGGTGGCGTGGTGGACGCCTACCGCAGCGTCAACGGCACCTACCGGCCGACTTCCGACTCGGTGATGCGCACCCTGGGCGGCAGCTACAACCTGCCCTCCCGGGAGGCGATCATCGAGCAGATCTACCGCCGGGTCTCCCCGCTGGACGGCGCCGATCCGGTGCCGGGGCAGCTCAGCGGGCACCCGCGGTTGACGGTCCATCCGCTCGAACTGACCGGCGGCCGCCACCTGGAGGTGGAGTGGCGGGTGGACGGGCACACCGTCTCCTCCCCGGCGCCGGACCACACCTGGTTCGAGCCCGCCGTGCTGGGCCTGCAGCCCGGCCAGCGGTCCACCGTGACCGCGACCGTGCGGGACACCACGGACTGGGTGCGCGACGAGGCGTTCCGCGCCCGGCACATGACCCGGACGGCGACCTGGGTGCTGACCGGCTGA
- a CDS encoding MFS transporter, which produces MPVDPVARPAARTVPVPSAELPAPDGPPGGRAAWLAWSVAVSVYVLAVIHRTSLGVAGLDAAHRFGIGASALSAFSILQVLVYAAMQIPVGLLVDRFGPRRVLLAGVVLLSAGQLAFALSSAFGPALASRAVIGCGDAMTFISVLRVAARWFPAAQNPLVAQLTGLAGMGGNLVSTAVLAQALHSQGWTATFSAVAVLGAGVFALVVLLLREAPVGSAAPGAVPAPAVDRPPLLTQIRHCWREPGTRLGLWVHFTTQFPGNAFSLLWGLPYLVEGQGMSRGSAAGLLTVLVASTMAFGLLFGRLLSRSAAARMPITLTVIAATGVCWGAALAWPGGHPPLWLIVLLILVMGSNGPASLVGLDYARAYNPGHRLGTASGIANMGGFLATMVTLLGVGVLLDAASGGAGTYSAGAFRLAFCWLYAPLLLGTVMILRLRRAVAS; this is translated from the coding sequence ATGCCCGTGGACCCCGTCGCCCGCCCCGCCGCTCGCACCGTCCCCGTCCCCTCCGCCGAACTGCCCGCGCCCGACGGTCCACCGGGCGGCCGAGCCGCCTGGCTCGCCTGGTCCGTCGCCGTCAGCGTCTACGTCCTGGCGGTGATCCACCGCACCAGCCTGGGCGTCGCCGGGCTGGACGCGGCCCACCGGTTCGGCATCGGCGCCTCGGCGCTCTCCGCCTTCTCCATCCTCCAGGTGCTGGTCTACGCGGCGATGCAGATCCCGGTCGGGCTGCTGGTCGACCGGTTCGGGCCGCGCCGGGTGCTGCTCGCCGGGGTGGTGCTGCTCAGCGCCGGGCAGCTGGCCTTCGCGCTCAGCAGCGCCTTCGGGCCCGCGCTGGCCTCCCGCGCGGTGATCGGCTGCGGCGACGCGATGACCTTCATCAGCGTGCTGCGGGTCGCCGCGCGCTGGTTCCCGGCGGCGCAGAACCCGCTGGTCGCCCAGCTGACCGGGCTGGCCGGGATGGGCGGCAACCTGGTCTCCACGGCGGTGCTGGCGCAGGCCCTGCACAGCCAGGGCTGGACCGCCACCTTCAGCGCCGTCGCGGTGCTCGGCGCCGGTGTGTTCGCCCTGGTCGTGCTGCTGCTCCGGGAGGCGCCAGTGGGCTCGGCAGCCCCCGGCGCCGTGCCCGCGCCCGCCGTCGACCGGCCCCCGCTGCTGACCCAGATCCGGCACTGCTGGCGGGAGCCGGGCACCCGGCTGGGCCTGTGGGTGCACTTCACCACCCAGTTCCCGGGCAACGCCTTCTCGCTGCTCTGGGGCCTGCCCTACCTGGTGGAGGGGCAGGGCATGAGCCGCGGCTCGGCGGCCGGGCTGCTCACCGTGCTGGTGGCCAGCACCATGGCCTTCGGCCTGCTCTTCGGCCGGCTGCTCTCCAGGTCGGCGGCGGCCCGGATGCCGATCACGCTCACCGTGATCGCCGCCACCGGGGTGTGCTGGGGCGCGGCGCTGGCCTGGCCGGGCGGGCACCCGCCGCTCTGGCTGATCGTGCTGCTCATCCTGGTGATGGGCAGCAACGGCCCGGCCTCGCTGGTCGGCCTCGACTACGCCCGCGCCTACAACCCGGGGCACCGGCTGGGCACCGCCTCCGGGATCGCCAACATGGGCGGGTTCCTGGCCACCATGGTGACCCTGCTCGGCGTCGGGGTGCTGCTCGACGCGGCGTCCGGGGGCGCCGGGACCTACTCGGCGGGCGCGTTCCGGCTGGCCTTCTGCTGGCTCTACGCGCCGCTGCTGCTGGGCACGGTGATGATCCTGCGGCTGCGCCGGGCGGTCGCCTCCTGA
- a CDS encoding maleylpyruvate isomerase family mycothiol-dependent enzyme: MTDNQVVQTYTDAWTHSIESISELLALLPADSWNRPTECPGWSVRDVVSHVIAVESELLGDPRPIHSLPRDLFHVKNDVQRYLELPVDKRRCHTAPEMTAELEYVIIRRSRALRNATTGPDDTVGFPAGPFSYDLPYQELLRRRVLDVWVHEQDLRRALQLPGNLDSPAAQVARDLLLAGLPKVVAKAAGAPAGSTVVVDVTGPLEFLRTVRVDATGRGSIDSQVSLGPDVQLTVGWEDYLRLATGRVRADGLPAGALTVDGDRELADRILASFSLTP; this comes from the coding sequence CAATCAGGTCGTCCAGACCTACACGGATGCCTGGACGCATTCCATCGAATCCATATCGGAACTACTGGCCCTGCTGCCCGCCGACTCCTGGAACCGGCCCACCGAGTGCCCCGGCTGGTCGGTGCGCGACGTCGTCTCGCACGTGATCGCCGTCGAGTCCGAGCTGCTCGGCGATCCCCGGCCGATCCACTCCCTCCCCCGCGACCTGTTCCACGTCAAGAACGACGTGCAGCGCTACCTGGAGCTCCCGGTCGACAAGCGCCGCTGCCACACCGCACCGGAGATGACGGCTGAGCTGGAGTACGTGATCATCCGCCGGTCCCGGGCGCTGCGCAACGCCACCACCGGGCCGGACGACACCGTCGGCTTCCCGGCCGGGCCGTTCAGCTACGACCTGCCCTACCAGGAGCTGCTGCGCCGCCGGGTGCTGGACGTCTGGGTGCACGAGCAGGACCTGCGCCGCGCCCTGCAGCTGCCCGGCAACCTGGACTCCCCGGCCGCCCAGGTCGCCCGGGACCTGCTGCTGGCGGGGCTGCCCAAGGTGGTCGCCAAGGCGGCGGGCGCGCCGGCCGGCAGCACCGTGGTGGTCGACGTCACCGGCCCGCTGGAGTTCCTGCGCACCGTCCGGGTCGACGCCACCGGGCGCGGCTCGATCGACTCCCAGGTCAGCCTGGGCCCCGACGTGCAGCTCACGGTCGGCTGGGAGGACTACCTGCGGCTGGCCACCGGCCGGGTGCGGGCCGACGGCCTGCCGGCCGGCGCGCTCACGGTGGACGGCGACCGGGAGCTGGCCGACCGGATCCTGGCGAGCTTCTCGCTGACCCCGTGA